A window of Christiangramia forsetii KT0803 contains these coding sequences:
- a CDS encoding lysophospholipid acyltransferase family protein, with protein MSFIKSAAILLWRIWFYILMIIPIIIMLPVLIIFTSSEKFYPQYFICARIWAKVILFGMGFRIKMEADEVPEKQKSYMLVANHTSMLDIMLMLSIMKQPFVFIGKKELGRIPVFGFFYRRTCILVDRKNQKSRLEAFEEAQRRLKQENSICIFPEGGVPNDQSIILDQFKDGAFRLAIEHQIPIVPISFHDNKKRFSYRFLTGCPGKLRVKIHNFICTEGLEATERKNLRDKTFRIIHQELKNPTVH; from the coding sequence ATGAGTTTTATTAAATCGGCGGCAATTCTGTTATGGCGAATATGGTTTTATATTTTGATGATCATTCCCATAATCATTATGCTTCCGGTTCTTATCATTTTTACTTCTTCTGAAAAATTTTACCCTCAATATTTTATTTGTGCCAGAATATGGGCTAAAGTGATCTTATTTGGAATGGGTTTCCGAATTAAAATGGAAGCTGATGAAGTGCCTGAAAAACAGAAAAGTTACATGTTGGTAGCCAATCATACCTCTATGTTAGATATAATGTTGATGCTTTCTATTATGAAGCAACCCTTTGTATTCATAGGAAAAAAGGAATTAGGCAGAATCCCGGTTTTCGGTTTTTTTTATCGCCGAACCTGTATTCTTGTAGATCGAAAAAACCAAAAGAGCAGGTTGGAGGCTTTTGAAGAAGCTCAGAGGAGATTAAAACAGGAAAACAGTATTTGTATTTTTCCTGAAGGTGGGGTGCCAAATGATCAGTCAATTATTCTTGATCAATTTAAAGATGGTGCTTTTAGGCTGGCAATTGAGCACCAAATTCCAATTGTTCCCATTAGCTTTCATGATAATAAAAAACGATTTTCTTATAGGTTTCTTACCGGATGCCCGGGAAAATTAAGAGTGAAGATTCATAATTTTATCTGTACAGAAGGTTTGGAAGCAACAGAAAGAAAGAATTTACGTGATAAGACGTTTAGAATTATCCATCAGGAGCTCAAAAATCCAACGGTACATTAA
- the trpS gene encoding tryptophan--tRNA ligase, with amino-acid sequence MSRILTGVQSTGTPHLGNLLGAIMPAIEMANQPDNDSFIFIADMHSLTQIKDAETLRQNTYSVAATWLACGLDIERSVFYRQSDIPQVTELSWYLSCFFPYQRLTLAHSFKDKADRLEDINSGLFSYPMLMAADILLYDAEIVPVGKDQLQHIEMTRDVASRFHAKMGEVFVMPEANVQKDSMYVPGTDGAKMSKSKENTINIFQTDKKLRKQIMSIDTDSTPLEEPKDPDTCNVFALYKIMATEGQITEMRKNYEAGGYGYGHAKQALFELVKEKFEQPREKYEYYINNLEEIDKALEVGAEKAKAVAGKVLGKVRAKAGY; translated from the coding sequence ATGTCCAGAATACTTACAGGAGTACAAAGTACGGGAACCCCACACCTGGGGAATCTTTTAGGCGCTATTATGCCGGCAATTGAAATGGCAAATCAGCCAGATAATGATTCTTTTATTTTTATTGCTGATATGCACTCTCTAACCCAAATAAAAGATGCTGAAACACTTAGGCAAAACACCTATTCTGTAGCGGCAACCTGGCTGGCCTGCGGACTTGATATTGAAAGAAGTGTTTTTTATCGTCAAAGTGATATTCCGCAAGTGACGGAGTTATCCTGGTATTTAAGCTGCTTTTTTCCTTATCAGCGCTTAACCCTCGCCCATTCATTCAAAGATAAAGCAGACCGACTTGAAGATATTAACAGCGGGCTTTTCTCTTACCCGATGTTAATGGCAGCAGATATTTTGCTGTATGATGCTGAAATTGTTCCCGTGGGAAAAGACCAGCTACAACATATTGAAATGACGAGGGATGTTGCTTCCAGATTCCATGCGAAAATGGGAGAAGTCTTTGTGATGCCTGAAGCAAATGTTCAAAAAGACTCCATGTATGTCCCCGGAACCGATGGTGCGAAAATGAGCAAGTCTAAAGAAAATACCATCAATATTTTCCAGACCGATAAAAAACTAAGGAAACAGATCATGAGTATTGATACAGACAGTACTCCACTGGAAGAGCCTAAAGATCCAGATACCTGCAACGTTTTTGCTCTTTATAAGATCATGGCGACCGAAGGGCAAATTACTGAAATGCGCAAAAATTATGAAGCTGGCGGTTACGGATACGGCCATGCTAAACAGGCACTTTTTGAACTGGTTAAAGAAAAATTTGAGCAGCCAAGAGAAAAGTATGAATACTATATCAACAATTTAGAGGAAATAGACAAGGCCCTGGAAGTAGGAGCTGAAAAGGC